The proteins below are encoded in one region of Clostridium pasteurianum DSM 525 = ATCC 6013:
- a CDS encoding DUF1737 domain-containing protein, with translation MENKLRYKLITGKDDSNFCKRVSKLLDEGYKLYGSPSCTFNG, from the coding sequence ATGGAAAATAAACTTAGATATAAATTAATTACTGGAAAAGATGATTCTAATTTTTGTAAAAGGGTTTCTAAATTACTTGATGAAGGTTATAAATTATATGGGTCTCCTTCTTGTACATTTAACGGTTAG
- a CDS encoding metallophosphoesterase family protein, whose amino-acid sequence MIILKKVNNIKNLILSMVIDMGQYALSDVHGCYEKFVEILKLIKFSESDELYVIGDIFDRGEKPLHILDYIRGHENIYLLKGNHELMYERFYKDKIEGKSLDISWFMNGGQRTYMEIMKRGEEFNSSLYEYISKLPLYKIVGNNILVHGGIKLPDEYDKLSLREIMDVQEENTLMWYRESIGHEKKIKGYNIICGHTPVQIINKNYKDVRILNVNDTYYIDCGCVFSQAKGKLACIRLEDKAEFYV is encoded by the coding sequence ATGATAATATTGAAAAAAGTAAATAATATTAAAAACTTAATTTTAAGTATGGTGATAGATATGGGTCAGTATGCCTTAAGTGATGTTCATGGATGTTATGAAAAATTTGTTGAAATTCTAAAGCTTATAAAATTTTCTGAGTCAGATGAATTATATGTAATAGGAGATATATTTGACAGAGGAGAGAAGCCACTTCATATATTGGATTATATCAGAGGACATGAAAACATATATTTACTAAAAGGTAATCACGAACTTATGTATGAAAGATTTTATAAAGATAAAATTGAAGGTAAGAGTTTAGACATTTCTTGGTTTATGAATGGCGGTCAAAGAACCTATATGGAAATAATGAAAAGGGGAGAAGAGTTTAATAGTTCATTATATGAGTATATTTCTAAACTTCCCCTTTATAAAATAGTTGGTAATAATATATTGGTTCATGGGGGAATAAAGCTTCCTGATGAATACGATAAATTATCCTTAAGGGAAATAATGGATGTCCAGGAGGAAAATACTCTAATGTGGTACAGAGAAAGTATAGGTCATGAGAAAAAAATAAAAGGATATAATATTATCTGTGGTCACACTCCCGTTCAGATTATTAATAAAAATTATAAAGATGTAAGAATACTGAATGTAAATGATACCTATTATATAGACTGTGGATGTGTTTTTTCACAGGCTAAAGGCAAATTGGCTTGTATTAGGCTAGAAGATAAAGCAGAATTTTATGTATAA
- a CDS encoding LysR family transcriptional regulator produces the protein MTLQQLKYAIEISNCGSMNEAAKRLFISQPSLSNAIRELENELGITIFDRTNRGITLSSEGIEFLGYARQIIKQTELMEAHYKGIKLKPLHFSISTQHYAFVVETFIKLLGKIDNDRYEFNLRETKTYKIIEDVRTLHSEIGILYIDEHNSKIMNKIFNDSNIKFTPLFNSNPHVILGKNHPLSKRESVLIKDLESFTYLKFDQGENNSLYFSEEMINIYETDKIIRVNDRATLSNLLIGTDSYTIGTGIVVSDLNGEDIKSIPLENSDIFTVGWIAHKDIKLSNIAAEFVDMLNSTVSINYFDPNYYLL, from the coding sequence TTGACTCTGCAGCAATTAAAATATGCCATTGAGATTTCAAATTGCGGATCAATGAACGAAGCTGCCAAAAGACTATTTATATCTCAGCCCAGCCTTTCTAATGCCATCAGAGAATTGGAAAATGAACTGGGTATAACTATATTTGACAGAACAAATAGGGGGATAACTCTTTCGTCAGAAGGCATTGAATTTTTGGGATATGCAAGGCAGATAATAAAGCAGACAGAACTTATGGAAGCTCATTATAAAGGAATAAAACTGAAGCCCTTACATTTTTCTATTTCAACTCAGCACTATGCTTTTGTGGTAGAAACCTTTATAAAATTGCTAGGAAAGATAGATAATGACAGATATGAATTTAATCTGAGAGAGACAAAAACCTATAAAATAATTGAAGATGTGAGAACACTTCATAGTGAAATTGGAATACTCTATATTGATGAGCACAATTCTAAAATTATGAACAAAATATTTAATGACAGCAATATTAAATTTACACCTTTATTTAATAGCAATCCTCATGTGATTTTAGGTAAAAATCATCCCCTTTCAAAAAGAGAAAGTGTCCTCATTAAAGATCTAGAATCTTTTACTTATTTAAAATTTGATCAGGGAGAAAATAATTCTCTGTATTTTTCAGAAGAGATGATAAATATTTATGAAACCGATAAGATAATAAGAGTGAATGACAGAGCCACCCTTTCCAATCTATTGATAGGTACGGACAGTTATACTATAGGTACGGGAATAGTGGTTTCAGATTTAAATGGAGAGGATATCAAGTCCATTCCACTTGAAAATAGCGATATATTTACTGTAGGATGGATTGCTCATAAGGATATTAAACTTAGTAATATAGCAGCAGAATTTGTAGATATGCTTAATTCTACTGTTTCAATAAATTATTTTGATCCAAATTATTATTTGTTATAG
- a CDS encoding 5-methyltetrahydropteroyltriglutamate--homocysteine S-methyltransferase, with amino-acid sequence MIRKLMGKGKETPPFRYDIVGSFLRTDEIKKAHIQFRKGEIDLKRLTDIENMEIKKLVRKERKMGLKAVTDGEFRRTWWHLDFFLGIEGTEKINLNQGRNLNGSKIKAESFRIVDKIKFQDHPMIEHFKYLRSIAEDSIPKFTIPSPALFHFVQNHNGNNIYKTNEELLRDIVKVYRLAVKAFYEAGCRYLQLDDTSFGSLCSEIHRDHLRNRGIDPDKLAEDYVRIINESIEDHPSDMIITLHICRGNFHSSWFASGGYEPIAKVLFPNCKVDGFFLEYDNERSGDFKPLKYIGDQYVVLGLVTTKHGGLESKEGLKARVAEACEYMDINKLCLSSQCGFASTEEGNILTEEEQWEKIKLVVETAKEIWKE; translated from the coding sequence ATGATTAGAAAGTTAATGGGCAAAGGAAAAGAAACTCCTCCCTTTAGATATGATATTGTAGGAAGCTTTCTTCGTACGGATGAAATCAAAAAAGCTCATATTCAATTTCGAAAGGGCGAAATAGATCTTAAACGGCTAACTGATATTGAAAATATGGAAATAAAAAAGCTTGTACGTAAAGAAAGAAAAATGGGACTTAAAGCAGTTACAGATGGAGAATTCAGAAGAACCTGGTGGCATCTTGACTTTTTTTTAGGCATAGAGGGAACGGAGAAAATAAATTTAAATCAAGGGAGAAATCTTAATGGATCCAAAATAAAAGCAGAAAGTTTTCGTATTGTAGATAAAATAAAATTTCAAGATCATCCAATGATAGAACATTTTAAATACCTAAGAAGTATAGCAGAAGACAGCATTCCTAAATTTACAATTCCATCACCAGCACTTTTCCATTTTGTTCAAAATCATAATGGAAATAATATATATAAAACTAATGAAGAATTACTAAGGGATATTGTTAAAGTTTATAGATTAGCGGTGAAGGCCTTTTATGAAGCAGGATGCAGATATCTTCAGCTGGATGATACTTCCTTTGGAAGCCTTTGCAGCGAAATTCATAGGGATCATTTAAGAAATAGAGGAATAGATCCTGATAAGCTTGCAGAAGATTATGTAAGGATTATTAATGAAAGTATTGAAGATCATCCTAGTGATATGATTATAACACTTCACATATGCCGTGGAAATTTTCACTCTTCCTGGTTTGCTTCTGGAGGATATGAACCTATTGCCAAAGTTTTATTCCCAAACTGTAAAGTAGATGGATTTTTTCTAGAATATGATAACGAACGTTCGGGAGATTTCAAGCCTTTAAAGTATATAGGGGATCAATATGTGGTACTGGGACTTGTCACTACAAAACATGGAGGACTTGAAAGTAAAGAGGGATTAAAAGCCCGTGTTGCTGAAGCCTGTGAGTACATGGATATAAATAAACTTTGCCTTAGTTCACAATGTGGTTTTGCCTCTACGGAAGAAGGCAATATATTAACAGAAGAAGAGCAGTGGGAGAAGATAAAGCTTGTGGTGGAAACTGCTAAGGAGATATGGAAAGAATAA
- a CDS encoding nuclear transport factor 2 family protein produces MNIKLPQPIADFIKAKNEHNSNEFISCFSDNAVVQDEGENISGVKAIKEWSDKTNKKYNDTLKAVNLLEIDGNIILTAIASGNFKGSPTNLDFYFTLNNDRITNLKILLPEEKQ; encoded by the coding sequence ATGAATATTAAATTACCACAACCTATTGCTGATTTTATCAAAGCAAAAAATGAACATAACAGTAATGAATTTATTTCTTGTTTTTCAGATAACGCTGTCGTACAAGATGAAGGAGAAAATATATCTGGAGTGAAGGCTATAAAGGAGTGGAGTGATAAGACTAATAAAAAGTATAATGATACTCTAAAAGCTGTAAATTTACTAGAAATAGATGGAAATATAATACTTACAGCAATTGCTTCTGGAAATTTCAAAGGAAGTCCTACCAATCTGGATTTTTATTTTACTTTAAATAATGATAGGATTACTAATCTGAAAATTTTACTTCCTGAAGAAAAGCAGTAA
- a CDS encoding Dabb family protein, producing the protein MIVNNLFIRLKERNNENIEKTRVILLSMKGKIETLLDLKVEIDISKGDYDLMLITKYNSINDLNAYLSHPVHIEVAKYIVNILDNQVSLRYKSLD; encoded by the coding sequence ATGATTGTCAATAATTTGTTTATCAGATTAAAGGAAAGAAATAATGAAAATATTGAAAAGACAAGAGTAATTTTACTAAGTATGAAGGGGAAGATCGAAACCCTTCTTGATTTAAAAGTTGAAATTGATATAAGTAAAGGTGATTATGACCTCATGTTAATTACTAAATATAATTCAATTAATGATTTAAATGCCTATTTAAGTCACCCAGTTCATATAGAAGTAGCAAAATATATTGTAAATATATTGGATAACCAGGTATCCTTAAGATATAAGTCTTTAGATTAA
- a CDS encoding TetR/AcrR family transcriptional regulator produces the protein MAQKRNLTKEKIIKAAFILADEIGINQLTFPKLAEKLDIKYPSLYNHFNNMDDLKTEMTVSFLKELNLNLMQKLVGKSGSDAIIEFAYTYKKFAFENKTAYGLFMSIPNAENEKVHSLVKEIGGIIRQILAFYIKDQTYLIHKSRALRSMLHGFISLSFLNYFRNKADLDDSFNFMIEDFIFSFSRE, from the coding sequence ATGGCTCAAAAAAGAAATTTAACCAAGGAAAAAATTATTAAAGCTGCTTTTATATTAGCTGATGAAATTGGAATAAATCAACTTACTTTTCCTAAACTTGCAGAAAAACTGGATATAAAATATCCATCTCTATATAATCATTTTAATAATATGGATGATCTTAAAACAGAAATGACAGTATCATTTTTAAAGGAACTGAATTTAAATTTAATGCAAAAGCTAGTTGGCAAAAGCGGCTCTGATGCCATTATAGAATTCGCCTATACCTACAAGAAATTTGCTTTTGAAAACAAGACGGCCTATGGTCTTTTTATGAGTATTCCAAATGCAGAAAATGAAAAAGTGCATAGTTTAGTTAAGGAAATTGGTGGTATTATACGTCAGATTTTAGCGTTTTATATTAAAGACCAAACATACTTGATTCATAAAAGCCGAGCTTTAAGAAGTATGCTGCATGGCTTTATTTCACTAAGTTTTCTTAATTACTTTAGAAACAAAGCAGATTTAGATGATAGCTTTAATTTTATGATAGAGGACTTTATTTTCTCATTTTCCAGAGAATAA
- a CDS encoding multidrug efflux MFS transporter: MKMWERNLIVCWFGMFVTSIGMSQIAPVLPLYIKHLGISNTNLIEQFSGIAFGATFIISAIFSPIWGHAADKFGRKPMLLRASLGMAIVVGSMGFAPNVYVLIGLRLLQGIITGYSTACTTLIATQTDKENAGWALGTLSTSSIAGSLIGPMIGGFIEENFGLKNVFFITGSLLMIAFIATLLFVKESFIGEDKGKLSAKEIWSIVPDKSLTIIMFITSFILALALYSVEPIVTVYVTQLSVNTSHVALLAGMVFSAAGFANIISAPRLGKLSDKIGAHKVILAALILAGVIFIPQAFVKNPWQLMGLRFLLGLAMGGLNPSINTLVKKITPESLTGRVFGFNISAQYLGVFGGSILGGQVAACLGIRYVFFITGALLLMNAIWVYFKVYKKLVLKEDPLGI, translated from the coding sequence ATGAAAATGTGGGAAAGAAATTTGATAGTCTGCTGGTTTGGAATGTTTGTAACCAGTATAGGTATGAGCCAAATTGCACCGGTATTACCACTGTATATAAAACATCTGGGTATTTCTAATACTAATTTAATTGAACAATTTTCAGGAATTGCTTTTGGTGCAACTTTCATAATTTCTGCTATATTTTCACCAATTTGGGGGCATGCTGCTGACAAATTTGGAAGAAAACCAATGCTTTTAAGGGCAAGTTTAGGCATGGCAATAGTTGTAGGAAGTATGGGATTTGCACCAAATGTATATGTGCTTATAGGATTGAGATTATTGCAGGGAATCATAACTGGTTACAGTACAGCTTGCACTACTCTAATTGCCACTCAGACAGATAAGGAAAATGCAGGCTGGGCATTAGGTACCCTTTCAACATCAAGTATTGCAGGTTCACTAATTGGACCAATGATTGGAGGTTTTATAGAAGAAAATTTTGGTTTGAAAAATGTATTTTTTATAACAGGTTCATTACTTATGATTGCATTTATTGCAACTTTGTTATTTGTAAAGGAATCTTTCATTGGTGAAGATAAAGGAAAACTCAGTGCTAAGGAAATATGGAGTATTGTTCCTGATAAGAGTTTAACTATTATAATGTTCATCACTTCATTTATATTAGCCTTAGCATTATATTCTGTAGAACCTATTGTAACAGTATACGTTACTCAATTATCTGTAAATACTAGTCATGTAGCTTTATTGGCCGGAATGGTATTTTCAGCAGCAGGTTTTGCAAATATAATATCAGCACCAAGGCTTGGAAAGCTTTCTGATAAAATTGGGGCACATAAAGTTATATTGGCAGCACTTATATTAGCAGGAGTCATTTTTATACCACAGGCCTTTGTAAAAAATCCATGGCAATTAATGGGGCTTAGATTTTTATTGGGATTAGCAATGGGAGGGCTTAATCCTTCTATAAATACTTTAGTTAAAAAGATTACTCCGGAATCTCTTACAGGAAGAGTATTTGGATTTAATATTTCTGCACAGTATTTAGGAGTATTTGGTGGTTCAATTTTAGGAGGACAAGTAGCAGCTTGTTTAGGTATAAGATATGTATTCTTTATTACAGGAGCATTATTACTTATGAATGCAATTTGGGTTTATTTTAAAGTTTATAAAAAACTTGTTTTAAAAGAAGATCCATTAGGCATATGA
- a CDS encoding hydrolase — translation MENLKISENEFIKSEKTALVAIDLQNGIVNTERLPYTGAEVVEKSAKLVNAFTEKGAFVVLVRVSSIDGKDMLKPDVDLKANHVQFAEGWDNYVPEIAKGKGVHTITKRQWGAFYGTDLDLQLRRRGIDTIVLCGISTGIGVDTTAREAFQYGYNQIFAEDAMTASTKEEHDYVFKYIFPRIGKIRSSEQIILSLK, via the coding sequence ATGGAAAATTTAAAGATATCAGAAAATGAATTTATTAAATCAGAAAAAACAGCACTTGTAGCTATAGATTTACAGAATGGAATTGTAAACACAGAACGTTTACCATATACAGGTGCAGAAGTTGTTGAAAAGTCAGCTAAATTAGTTAATGCGTTTACGGAAAAAGGAGCATTTGTAGTTCTTGTAAGAGTTTCTTCTATAGATGGAAAAGATATGTTAAAGCCAGATGTGGATTTAAAGGCTAATCATGTACAGTTTGCTGAAGGTTGGGATAATTATGTGCCTGAAATAGCAAAAGGTAAAGGTGTTCATACTATTACTAAAAGGCAGTGGGGAGCATTTTATGGTACTGACCTTGATTTGCAGTTAAGACGCCGTGGAATTGATACCATTGTATTATGCGGTATTTCTACAGGAATTGGTGTAGATACCACAGCAAGAGAGGCTTTTCAATATGGTTATAATCAAATTTTTGCAGAAGATGCAATGACTGCTTCCACAAAGGAAGAACATGATTATGTTTTTAAATATATATTTCCTAGGATAGGTAAGATTAGAAGTAGTGAACAAATTATCTTATCATTGAAATAA
- a CDS encoding DUF6440 family protein encodes MFNSNEDKRFKVIYKQGFAPSCKIIVDTETGVNYLFTADGYAGGLTVLLDSEGKPVISSVIPKAKDN; translated from the coding sequence ATGTTTAATAGTAATGAAGATAAGAGATTTAAGGTTATATATAAACAAGGATTTGCACCAAGCTGTAAGATAATTGTAGACACAGAGACAGGGGTAAACTATTTGTTTACTGCTGATGGATACGCTGGTGGTTTAACTGTACTTTTGGATAGTGAAGGAAAGCCTGTAATATCATCTGTGATTCCTAAGGCCAAGGATAATTAA
- a CDS encoding glycoside hydrolase family 31 protein, producing the protein MRVIYKMKTHPECHRDAVVQGSNYRFTVLTSKLIRLEYNSKGLFEDRATQTVLNRNFPVPQFEIIDKENSLEIITDDVHMIYNKGKFTKSGLSFQVRGNVTNYHSIWHFGEETTDLKGTTRTLDHADGEIPLEHGLISKNGFSVIDDSHSLIISKDGWVVPRNEETIDFYFLGYGHSYQECLKDFYTLCGKTPLLPRYTLGNWWSRYHKYTETEYKELMKRFEKEQIPFSIAVIDMDWHLVDIDPKFGSGWTGYTWNKDFFPDPEGFMNWLHKNHMKITLNVHPADGVRSFEDNYIKMAKALGINYEKGEKINFDITDEEFLDAYFQYLHNPLEDEGVDFWWIDWQSGNLSKIPGLDPLWMLNHYHYLDSKRRGTRPLIFSRYSGFGSHRYPIGFSGDTVISWESLDFQPYFTANASNAGYSWWSHDIGGHMHGYKDDELCTRWVQFGVFSPIMRLHSTDNPFNGKEPWNYNKISELTMKKYLKLRHALIPYLYTMNRYASREGKPLLRPMYYLEPEQPETYEVPNEYYFGTELIACPITKTIDKKASVAKVNAWIPKGLWFDFFNGRIYTGNRMASLYRGIEDIPVLAKAGAIVPMTDLTEYTNEVNNPKALEVKIFAGNSGEFHLYEDAGDTAEDLDENWADTIMKLNWCEHPEFIIEAAKGNISVLPKKRSFKLKFYGITNNNILLKINDIEVESSVIYDDKMHLLTVHIPKVDILNKITIRFLNRTEVANNNIVSEAYEFLHNCQIEYDLKSNIYNYIKEAPNSISAISSLAALNLEPTIFGALCEILSAKY; encoded by the coding sequence TATACGTCTTGAATATAATAGTAAAGGACTATTTGAAGACAGAGCTACACAAACCGTATTAAACAGAAATTTTCCAGTACCACAATTTGAAATAATAGATAAAGAAAACTCTTTGGAGATTATAACAGATGATGTGCATATGATCTATAATAAAGGTAAGTTTACTAAAAGCGGTCTTTCCTTTCAGGTGAGAGGTAATGTAACCAACTACCATAGTATATGGCACTTTGGAGAAGAAACTACTGATTTAAAAGGTACAACACGAACACTAGATCATGCTGATGGGGAAATTCCGCTAGAACATGGACTCATTTCAAAGAATGGCTTCTCAGTTATTGATGACAGCCATTCACTAATTATATCGAAAGATGGCTGGGTAGTGCCCCGTAATGAAGAAACCATTGATTTTTATTTCTTGGGATATGGCCATAGCTACCAAGAATGTCTTAAAGATTTTTACACCCTTTGCGGAAAAACACCACTACTTCCACGTTACACACTTGGCAATTGGTGGAGCCGTTATCACAAATACACAGAAACTGAATATAAAGAGTTAATGAAAAGATTTGAAAAAGAACAAATACCATTTTCTATAGCTGTTATAGATATGGATTGGCATCTTGTAGATATTGATCCCAAGTTTGGAAGCGGTTGGACTGGCTATACTTGGAATAAAGATTTTTTCCCTGACCCAGAAGGCTTTATGAATTGGCTTCATAAAAATCACATGAAAATCACATTAAATGTTCATCCAGCAGATGGAGTAAGAAGTTTTGAAGATAATTATATAAAAATGGCTAAAGCACTTGGAATAAATTATGAAAAAGGAGAAAAAATAAATTTTGATATAACTGATGAGGAGTTCTTAGATGCTTATTTTCAATATCTTCACAATCCTTTAGAAGATGAAGGCGTTGACTTTTGGTGGATTGATTGGCAATCAGGTAATCTTTCAAAAATTCCAGGACTTGACCCTTTATGGATGCTTAATCACTATCATTATCTTGATAGTAAAAGACGTGGTACAAGGCCATTAATATTTTCAAGATATTCTGGTTTTGGAAGTCATCGTTACCCAATAGGCTTCTCTGGAGATACCGTTATCTCATGGGAATCTCTTGACTTTCAGCCTTACTTTACTGCCAATGCCAGTAATGCAGGCTATAGTTGGTGGAGTCATGATATTGGTGGCCACATGCATGGATATAAGGATGATGAATTATGTACCCGATGGGTTCAGTTTGGTGTATTTTCTCCTATTATGCGTCTTCACAGCACAGATAATCCCTTTAATGGTAAAGAGCCTTGGAATTACAATAAGATTTCTGAACTTACTATGAAGAAATACCTGAAACTCAGACATGCGCTAATTCCATATCTATATACCATGAATCGCTATGCCAGCAGAGAAGGTAAACCTCTTTTAAGACCTATGTACTATTTGGAGCCAGAGCAACCAGAAACTTATGAAGTTCCAAATGAATATTACTTTGGTACTGAACTCATTGCCTGCCCAATTACAAAAACTATAGATAAAAAGGCTTCTGTAGCTAAAGTCAACGCATGGATTCCAAAGGGACTCTGGTTTGATTTTTTTAACGGACGCATATACACCGGAAATAGAATGGCTTCTCTATACAGAGGAATAGAGGATATTCCGGTACTGGCTAAAGCTGGTGCCATTGTACCTATGACTGATTTAACGGAATATACAAATGAAGTTAACAATCCTAAAGCTTTAGAAGTGAAAATATTTGCTGGAAATAGCGGTGAATTTCACCTCTATGAAGATGCAGGAGATACTGCAGAAGATTTAGATGAAAATTGGGCAGACACTATTATGAAACTTAATTGGTGTGAACATCCTGAATTTATTATAGAAGCCGCGAAGGGAAATATATCTGTACTTCCTAAAAAGCGAAGCTTTAAGTTAAAATTTTATGGAATAACAAATAATAATATATTATTAAAAATTAATGATATAGAAGTTGAATCCAGCGTTATATATGATGATAAAATGCACCTGCTTACAGTTCATATACCTAAAGTAGATATCCTTAACAAAATCACCATTAGGTTCCTTAACAGGACAGAAGTTGCTAATAATAATATTGTTTCTGAAGCCTATGAATTCCTTCATAACTGCCAGATTGAATATGATTTAAAAAGTAATATTTATAACTATATAAAAGAAGCTCCAAACTCTATCAGTGCTATAAGTTCTCTTGCAGCTTTAAACCTTGAACCAACAATATTTGGGGCTCTATGCGAAATATTATCGGCCAAGTATTAA